The following are from one region of the Ochotona princeps isolate mOchPri1 chromosome 15, mOchPri1.hap1, whole genome shotgun sequence genome:
- the LOC101535921 gene encoding hypoxanthine-guanine phosphoribosyltransferase gives MFNSMNLIHRVILAQVDTIAISMDNMAQSTLKNRNLERVFIPHGLIMDRTERLARDVMKEMGGHHIVALCVLKGGYKFFADLLDYIKALNRNSDRSIPMTVDFIRLKSYYNDQSTGDIKVIGGDDLSTLTGKNVLIVEDIIDTGKTMQTLLLLVKQYNPKMVKVASLLVKRTPRSVGYRPDFVGFEIPDKFVVGYALDYNEYFRDLNHVCVISETGKAKYKA, from the exons ATGTTCAATTCTATGAACCTGATCCACAGGGTCATCCTTGCTCAGGTGGATACCATCGCCATCTCAATGGATAACATGGCTCAAAG tactttaaaaaataggaatttgGAAAGGGTGTTCATTCCTCATGGACTGATTATGGACAGGACTGAAAGGCTTGCTCGAGATGTGATGAAAGAGATGGGAGGCCATCACATTGTTGCTCTCTGTGTGCTGAAGGGGGGCTATAAGTTCTTTGCTGACTTGCTGGATTACATTAAAGCACTGAATAGAAATAGTGATAGATCCATTCCTATGACTGTAGACTTTATCAGACTGAAGAGCTACTATAACGACCAGTCAACAGGGGACATAAAAGTGATTGGTGGAGACGATCTCTCAACCTTAACTGGAAAGAACGTCTTGATTGTTGAAGATATAATTGACACTGGCAAAACAATGCAGACCTTGCTTTTGTTGGTCAAGCAGTATAATCCCAAAATGGTCAAGGTTGCAAGCCTGCTGGTGAAAAGGACCCCTCGAAGTGTTGGATACAGGCCAGACTTTGTCGGATTTGAAATTCCAGACAAGTTTGTTGTAGGATATGCCCTCGACTATAATGAATACTTCAGAGATTTGAATCATGTTTGTGTCATTAGCGAAACTGGAAAAGCAAAATACAAAGCCTGA